A genomic window from Nodosilinea sp. FACHB-141 includes:
- a CDS encoding efflux RND transporter permease subunit, giving the protein MPRLNLNQLRERLNLSRFALRNRGLAIFCWIVIGVAGLLAFSSLKYALFPDITFPVVLVNATAPIETAAETEAELTVPLEAQLQPLAGLSRLDSTTSPGRAILRLNFEVNAALEETTAAVEQAIDQTDLAAGFDYEIIPLNLNEATAISYALTSEELPPAELTALVETEILPTLRDIPGVLRVDLRGTGSRAAASGEGSFLAELQNPPTLIRFNGEAALAVQVVKQGEANTLEVVDRVETAIAQIREQQPQIEIALAATQAEFIRASTEATIDALVEAIVLAVLVILAFLRSWRATVITALSIPLSLLGTAIVMAIYGFNLETITLLALAIVIGIIVDDAIVEVENIMRHLEAGATPRQAVLQATDEIALTVTVSTLTIVAVFLPVALMGGTVGQFFKPFGLTVSAAVLFSLLVARTLNPVLAVYWLKASGSPQTAAPANPAPAALEPPDPAATALLAETVGSTWLERQYSHLLAWSLRHPWMVVGLAIASLVAGIAIIPLIPQGFIPQLDQGQFLLNYRVPLPQRPGGAQLPQSGQLPTAGQLPTGLSAPQAAAAAEAAAEAGRSQLLQRTLQQADDLEAAVAQLPEVESVLTTVGGRGRPNEGSLYIQLREERDRNTAAVQAQLRQDLPTRAGLETSVEDIQFVDTGGEKPLQVALVGDDLTALQTAAAEIQIQVKALPGFADVRISGAENTADAIVEISHQNGERVAIVSANLSDGNALGDATAQVVEIAESVVPPGVRIDLAGDSARAGEVLGSFGRILILAVICMLLVLLVPFGRLLEPAVVGLSLPLSVVGATLALWITRSDFGIVSLLGLLFLLGLLSKNAILLLDYINQLRRAGLERTDAIKKTGLVRLRPILMTTVSSVLGMVPIALGFGAGAELRQPMAVAIIGGLLTSTLLSLVVVPVLYTLLEDGWLKLTKRSA; this is encoded by the coding sequence ATGCCCCGCCTTAACCTCAACCAGCTGCGAGAACGATTAAATCTCTCTCGATTTGCCCTGCGCAACCGTGGGTTGGCGATCTTCTGCTGGATTGTGATTGGGGTGGCTGGGCTGCTAGCGTTTAGCTCTTTGAAGTATGCCTTGTTTCCCGACATCACCTTTCCGGTGGTGCTCGTCAACGCCACCGCCCCCATTGAGACGGCAGCTGAGACAGAAGCTGAGCTTACCGTGCCATTGGAGGCCCAGCTGCAACCTCTAGCTGGTTTGTCTCGCCTCGACTCAACCACCTCGCCGGGGCGGGCAATTCTACGGCTGAATTTTGAGGTGAATGCCGCGCTGGAGGAAACCACGGCTGCAGTCGAGCAGGCTATTGACCAGACTGATCTGGCGGCCGGGTTTGACTATGAGATCATCCCGCTTAACTTGAACGAGGCGACCGCAATTAGCTATGCCCTAACCAGTGAGGAGCTGCCCCCAGCTGAGCTAACGGCACTGGTTGAAACTGAGATCTTGCCGACGCTGCGCGACATTCCCGGAGTGCTGCGGGTAGATTTGCGGGGGACCGGTAGCCGAGCCGCCGCCAGTGGTGAGGGCAGTTTCTTAGCGGAGCTACAAAACCCGCCGACGCTCATTCGGTTTAATGGGGAAGCGGCGCTGGCGGTTCAGGTGGTGAAGCAGGGCGAGGCCAACACCCTAGAGGTGGTCGATCGCGTCGAGACGGCGATCGCACAAATCCGCGAGCAGCAGCCCCAGATAGAGATTGCCCTAGCCGCCACCCAGGCCGAATTCATTCGCGCGTCGACCGAAGCCACCATCGATGCGCTGGTGGAGGCGATCGTGCTGGCGGTGCTGGTGATTTTGGCTTTTTTGCGCAGCTGGCGGGCCACGGTGATTACGGCGCTGTCGATTCCGCTGTCGCTGCTAGGCACGGCGATCGTCATGGCCATCTATGGCTTTAACCTGGAGACCATTACGCTGCTGGCGCTGGCGATCGTGATTGGCATCATTGTCGACGATGCGATCGTTGAGGTTGAAAACATCATGCGCCATCTGGAAGCGGGGGCGACTCCGCGACAGGCGGTCTTGCAGGCAACGGACGAAATTGCCCTGACGGTGACAGTCTCGACGCTGACCATTGTGGCCGTATTTTTGCCCGTGGCGCTGATGGGCGGCACCGTAGGGCAGTTTTTTAAGCCCTTTGGCCTGACGGTGTCGGCGGCAGTGCTGTTCTCGCTATTAGTGGCCCGCACCCTGAACCCAGTGCTGGCGGTGTATTGGCTAAAGGCCTCTGGCTCGCCCCAGACCGCTGCCCCCGCCAACCCTGCTCCCGCTGCCCTCGAACCCCCTGACCCCGCTGCCACCGCGCTCCTGGCGGAGACGGTGGGAAGCACCTGGCTAGAGCGACAGTACAGCCACCTGCTCGCCTGGTCACTGCGCCATCCCTGGATGGTGGTGGGGCTAGCGATCGCCAGCCTGGTCGCAGGCATTGCGATTATTCCGCTGATTCCCCAGGGGTTTATTCCCCAGCTCGACCAGGGGCAGTTTTTGCTGAACTACCGGGTGCCCCTGCCCCAGCGCCCCGGTGGAGCCCAGCTACCGCAGTCTGGACAGCTACCGACAGCCGGACAGCTACCGACGGGTCTAAGTGCACCACAGGCGGCGGCGGCAGCAGAAGCGGCAGCAGAAGCAGGGCGATCGCAGCTCTTGCAGCGGACCCTTCAGCAAGCCGACGACCTGGAGGCGGCGGTGGCTCAGCTGCCCGAGGTCGAGTCGGTGTTGACTACCGTGGGCGGACGGGGGCGACCCAACGAGGGCAGTCTATATATCCAGCTGCGGGAGGAGCGCGATCGCAACACCGCCGCCGTGCAGGCCCAGCTCCGCCAGGATTTGCCCACCCGAGCGGGCTTAGAAACCAGCGTTGAAGACATTCAGTTTGTCGATACCGGCGGCGAAAAACCCCTCCAGGTGGCCCTAGTGGGCGACGATCTGACAGCGCTGCAAACCGCCGCCGCTGAGATTCAGATCCAGGTGAAAGCGCTGCCCGGTTTTGCCGATGTGCGCATTTCGGGAGCCGAGAACACTGCCGATGCGATCGTAGAGATCAGCCACCAGAACGGTGAGCGGGTCGCCATCGTCAGCGCCAACCTGAGTGACGGCAATGCCTTAGGCGACGCCACCGCCCAGGTGGTAGAAATTGCAGAATCGGTGGTGCCCCCCGGTGTCCGTATTGACCTGGCGGGCGACTCGGCCAGGGCTGGAGAGGTGCTGGGCAGTTTTGGCCGCATTCTAATTTTGGCCGTGATCTGCATGCTGCTGGTGCTGCTGGTGCCTTTTGGGCGACTGCTAGAACCGGCGGTGGTGGGCCTATCGCTGCCGCTCTCGGTCGTTGGGGCGACGCTGGCCCTATGGATTACCCGCAGCGACTTTGGCATTGTCTCGCTGTTAGGCCTGCTGTTTTTGCTGGGATTACTCAGCAAAAACGCGATTTTGCTGCTGGATTACATCAACCAGCTGCGCCGGGCCGGGCTTGAGCGCACCGACGCCATCAAAAAAACGGGCTTGGTGCGGCTGCGCCCCATTCTGATGACCACCGTTTCGTCAGTGCTGGGCATGGTGCCGATTGCCCTCGGTTTTGGGGCGGGGGCCGAGCTGCGGCAGCCCATGGCCGTCGCCATTATTGGCGGGTTGCTGACCTCAACCCTGCTGAGTCTAGTGGTGGTGCCGGTGCTCTACACCCTGCTCGAAGATGGCTGGCTCAAGCTCACCAAGCGGTCGGCCTGA
- a CDS encoding sulfotransferase, with the protein MASLFHPLCGSNPPTLLRLLRENGLPAVNSCPQVALALAVSLARWPFSTAEQVAFALSPKQPMPDPVFIVGYWRSGTTHLHNVMAQCPAFGYITPLATGMPWDVLGIVRSLEPLLEQALPQDRYVDNVAVTPTSPQEDSIPLATMGAASYYHGMYFPQHFETHFRRDVFGGAIADVERWKRLHRHLLRKVSVHQGHRSLLIKNPIYTGYIRHLRELWPGAKFIHIYRNPYRVFSSARHYFTRLLPELALQDYGDLPIESLVLESYPFLLEALRTDTADLPPEQFAEVRFEDLQTEPLPVLKKLFEQLELPSFEAARPYFETYLASLGDYQQNQYSLEPEAITKVEHHWQTYLQRWGYDLKDAGLCSNSI; encoded by the coding sequence ATGGCCAGCCTGTTTCATCCACTGTGCGGCAGCAACCCACCGACCCTGCTCAGGCTACTGCGCGAAAATGGATTGCCCGCGGTTAACAGCTGCCCCCAGGTGGCTCTAGCTCTGGCGGTGTCGCTGGCCCGCTGGCCTTTTTCAACGGCGGAACAGGTGGCGTTTGCCCTGTCCCCAAAGCAGCCGATGCCCGACCCCGTCTTTATCGTCGGCTACTGGCGATCGGGCACCACCCATCTGCACAATGTGATGGCCCAGTGCCCCGCCTTTGGCTACATTACCCCCCTGGCAACGGGAATGCCGTGGGATGTTTTGGGCATTGTGCGATCGCTAGAGCCGCTGCTAGAGCAGGCTCTGCCTCAGGATCGCTACGTCGATAATGTGGCGGTCACGCCTACCTCGCCCCAGGAAGATTCCATTCCCCTGGCGACGATGGGGGCAGCTTCGTACTACCACGGCATGTACTTTCCTCAGCATTTCGAAACTCACTTTCGGCGAGATGTGTTTGGCGGTGCGATCGCCGATGTGGAGCGGTGGAAACGCCTGCATCGCCATTTGCTGCGGAAGGTTTCGGTGCACCAAGGGCACCGCTCGCTGCTGATTAAAAACCCAATCTATACCGGCTATATTCGCCATCTGCGGGAGCTGTGGCCGGGGGCCAAGTTCATTCACATCTATCGCAACCCTTACCGGGTGTTTTCCTCGGCGCGGCACTACTTTACGCGGCTGCTGCCCGAACTGGCGCTGCAAGACTACGGCGATTTACCGATTGAATCGCTGGTTTTGGAGAGCTACCCGTTTCTGTTAGAGGCTCTCAGAACCGATACGGCCGATCTGCCCCCCGAACAGTTTGCAGAGGTGCGTTTTGAGGATTTGCAGACCGAGCCACTGCCGGTGCTAAAAAAGCTATTTGAGCAGCTAGAACTGCCCAGTTTTGAGGCAGCGCGCCCCTATTTTGAAACCTATCTAGCGAGTCTAGGAGACTACCAGCAAAACCAGTATTCTCTAGAGCCCGAAGCGATTACTAAGGTTGAACACCACTGGCAAACTTACCTTCAGCGTTGGGGCTATGACTTAAAGGATGCAGGGCTCTGCTCAAACTCGATCTGA
- a CDS encoding glycosyltransferase — protein sequence MAILALSLTSLALLIWIGMLLFWGQFWRADQRLDAESLVSLATWPQVAVVIPARNEADLIGVAVRSHLTQTYPGNLQVVLVDDQSTDGTAAVARESATAVNQCDRLTVLSGAALPAGWTGKLWAMEQGFRYLASQPTPPDYVLFTDADIEHDAASLQQLVTKAEGDRLDLVSLMVQLRCESFWERLLIPAFIFFFQLLYPFPWVNNPKKQTAAAAGGCALIRFSALQRINGLQAIRQALIDDCALGAAVKANGPIWLGLSTTIHSLRPYPDLHSIWTMITRSAYTQLNYSPWLLIGTVFGMLLVYLVAPLGVVLGLIWSDPVLALMGLAGWLLMALAYWPTLKLYGGQRLLALALPLIALLYTLMTLDSARRHWGGQGGAWKGRVYSDLG from the coding sequence ATGGCAATCTTAGCGTTGAGCCTGACGAGTCTAGCGCTCCTGATCTGGATCGGGATGCTGCTGTTTTGGGGCCAGTTTTGGCGGGCTGACCAGCGGCTTGATGCCGAGAGTCTAGTGTCACTGGCGACCTGGCCCCAGGTCGCGGTGGTGATTCCAGCCCGCAACGAGGCGGATCTGATTGGGGTGGCGGTGCGATCGCATCTCACCCAGACCTATCCCGGCAACCTGCAAGTCGTGCTGGTGGATGATCAGAGCACGGATGGCACGGCGGCGGTGGCGCGCGAAAGTGCGACTGCGGTAAACCAGTGCGACCGCCTCACGGTGCTCTCGGGCGCAGCCCTCCCCGCTGGCTGGACGGGCAAGCTCTGGGCGATGGAGCAGGGCTTTCGCTACCTGGCGTCGCAGCCTACCCCACCCGACTATGTACTTTTTACCGATGCCGACATTGAGCACGATGCTGCCAGCCTGCAACAGCTGGTGACCAAGGCCGAGGGCGATCGGCTCGACCTGGTATCACTGATGGTGCAGCTCCGCTGTGAGAGCTTTTGGGAACGGCTGCTGATTCCGGCGTTTATCTTCTTTTTTCAGCTGCTCTACCCTTTCCCCTGGGTGAATAATCCTAAAAAACAGACGGCCGCGGCCGCGGGAGGTTGCGCCCTGATCCGTTTCAGCGCCCTTCAGCGCATCAACGGGCTACAGGCCATTCGCCAGGCGCTGATTGACGACTGCGCCTTGGGAGCGGCGGTCAAGGCCAACGGCCCAATCTGGCTCGGCCTCAGCACCACTATCCACAGCCTGCGCCCCTACCCCGATCTGCATAGCATCTGGACCATGATCACCCGCAGCGCCTACACCCAGCTCAACTACTCGCCGTGGCTGCTGATCGGTACGGTCTTTGGCATGCTGTTGGTCTATCTGGTCGCTCCCCTGGGGGTGGTTTTGGGATTGATCTGGAGCGACCCTGTCCTGGCGCTGATGGGGTTGGCGGGATGGCTGCTGATGGCTCTAGCCTATTGGCCAACGCTGAAGCTCTATGGCGGCCAGCGACTGCTGGCGCTGGCGCTGCCGTTGATCGCCCTGCTCTACACGCTGATGACCTTAGATTCGGCGCGGCGGCACTGGGGCGGGCAGGGCGGTGCCTGGAAAGGACGGGTTTATAGCGATCTAGGGTAG
- a CDS encoding Uma2 family endonuclease, with amino-acid sequence MKTLAKWSVDDYHQMIQAGILQARRVELLKGEIVETSPETPIHYTTAKQGAKYLETLLAGKAEVRFNGPVTLRDSEPEPDIAIVRLPESTYRARHPHPEDIFWLIEVANTSLKQDLDIKAAVYATAGISEYWVVNLVTMQITIFQQPVTGQYRQQTTVQDGNITPLAFDNVTVSVRKLLAQTST; translated from the coding sequence ATGAAAACCCTTGCTAAATGGTCTGTAGACGACTATCACCAGATGATTCAGGCAGGCATTCTCCAGGCCCGTCGCGTCGAGTTGCTGAAAGGAGAGATTGTTGAGACAAGTCCAGAAACCCCAATTCACTACACAACTGCAAAACAGGGGGCCAAATACTTAGAAACGCTGTTGGCAGGAAAAGCCGAGGTTCGCTTCAACGGGCCTGTTACCTTAAGAGATTCTGAGCCAGAGCCCGATATTGCCATTGTTCGCCTGCCTGAATCAACCTACCGCGCTCGCCATCCCCACCCTGAGGATATTTTTTGGCTGATCGAAGTCGCCAATACCAGTCTCAAGCAAGATTTGGACATAAAAGCGGCTGTTTATGCCACCGCCGGGATTTCAGAATACTGGGTTGTGAATTTAGTAACAATGCAGATCACAATATTTCAGCAACCAGTGACAGGACAATACAGACAGCAAACAACTGTGCAAGACGGCAACATCACGCCGCTGGCTTTTGACAATGTAACCGTCTCTGTTAGAAAGCTCCTGGCCCAAACAAGCACTTGA
- a CDS encoding cyclic peptide export ABC transporter: protein MSLVLFLLQTSGPALGIALATGLVSGSCSAALIALISYTIAQGVTGGLVAAAFVGLGAIALTTAMVSRILLVRFSQAAVVELQLQLCRQILAAELKSLESLGLPSLLVLLTEDIQAIAAAAGVLPVLMINIAGTVGCMVYVSWLSWQVLALVLLITLVASFSCRWFLVAGRRGLAAARNHQERLFQHFRSLIDGIKELKLHRLGRQDFFELDLQPTALQVKHYNQQGLSLFAVLDSWGKFIYFFAVGLVLFALPNWVGISPSTRVAYVLTFTYLLGPMENLVNKLPLLGQASVALDKLKALGLSINAPIAAAAVPPIDPSWQRLELKGVTHSYRTDQEGTEFTLGPVNLTVHPGELIFIIGGNGSGKSTLAKVLTGLYRPQTGTIWLDQQPIDEQNQEWYRQHFSVVFADFYLFDRLLGLSSEAGDSQAQDYLKKLQLSHKVRIDQGRFSTVDLSQGQRKRLALLSAYMENRPIYLFDEWAADQDPAFKQVFYTQFLPDLKAQGKTVFVISHDDHYFYVGDRILKLDYGQIEFEQSPASFKS from the coding sequence ATGAGCTTAGTTTTATTTCTCTTGCAGACCTCTGGGCCAGCCCTAGGGATTGCCCTGGCCACTGGCCTAGTGAGCGGTAGCTGTAGTGCCGCTCTAATTGCGCTGATCAGCTACACCATCGCCCAGGGGGTGACTGGGGGGTTAGTGGCGGCAGCGTTTGTGGGGTTGGGCGCGATCGCCCTGACCACAGCGATGGTGTCGCGCATTTTGCTGGTGCGGTTTTCCCAGGCGGCGGTGGTGGAGCTTCAGCTCCAGCTCTGTCGCCAGATTTTAGCGGCGGAGCTGAAGTCCTTAGAAAGTCTTGGGTTGCCCAGCCTGCTGGTGCTGCTCACGGAGGATATTCAGGCGATCGCCGCCGCCGCCGGGGTCTTGCCCGTTTTGATGATCAATATCGCGGGCACTGTGGGCTGCATGGTCTACGTGTCGTGGCTGTCGTGGCAGGTGCTGGCCCTGGTGCTGCTAATTACCCTAGTGGCCTCGTTTAGCTGTCGCTGGTTTCTGGTGGCGGGCCGACGCGGCCTAGCCGCTGCCCGCAACCACCAAGAGCGGCTGTTTCAGCATTTCCGCAGCTTGATCGACGGCATCAAGGAGCTAAAACTGCACCGTCTGGGCCGCCAAGACTTCTTCGAGCTCGACCTCCAGCCCACCGCCCTTCAGGTCAAGCACTACAACCAGCAGGGGTTGAGCCTGTTTGCCGTGCTCGATAGCTGGGGCAAGTTTATCTACTTTTTTGCGGTCGGGCTGGTGCTGTTTGCCCTGCCGAATTGGGTGGGCATTAGCCCCAGCACCCGGGTGGCCTACGTGCTGACCTTTACCTACCTGCTGGGGCCGATGGAAAACCTGGTGAACAAGCTGCCGCTGCTGGGTCAGGCCAGCGTGGCCCTCGACAAGCTCAAAGCCCTGGGTCTGAGCATCAATGCCCCGATCGCCGCTGCCGCCGTGCCGCCCATCGACCCAAGCTGGCAGCGGCTAGAGCTAAAAGGGGTCACCCACAGCTATCGCACCGACCAAGAGGGCACCGAATTCACCCTAGGGCCGGTGAATCTAACTGTGCATCCCGGCGAGCTGATTTTTATTATTGGCGGCAACGGCAGCGGCAAATCGACCCTGGCGAAGGTGCTTACGGGGCTATATCGCCCCCAAACGGGAACGATTTGGCTAGATCAGCAGCCTATTGATGAGCAAAATCAAGAGTGGTATCGGCAGCATTTTTCGGTGGTGTTTGCCGATTTCTATCTGTTTGATCGGCTGCTGGGACTGAGTAGCGAGGCCGGCGACAGCCAAGCCCAAGACTATTTAAAAAAGCTACAGCTCAGCCACAAGGTGCGCATTGACCAGGGCCGGTTTTCGACGGTGGATCTATCTCAGGGGCAGCGCAAACGCCTGGCCCTGCTCAGCGCCTACATGGAAAATCGCCCCATTTATCTATTTGACGAATGGGCTGCTGATCAAGATCCCGCCTTTAAGCAGGTGTTTTACACCCAGTTTTTGCCCGACCTCAAGGCCCAGGGGAAGACGGTGTTTGTGATCAGCCATGACGACCACTATTTTTATGTGGGCGATCGCATCCTCAAGCTCGACTACGGTCAGATCGAGTTTGAGCAGAGCCCTGCATCCTTTAAGTCATAG
- the shc gene encoding squalene--hopene cyclase — protein sequence MQTQEPQQLTGIDSAIAAAQNYLLALQHPDGYWWAELESNVTITAEIVLLHKIWGTDGDRPLAKAEHYLRSHQRDHGGWELFYGDGGDLSTSVEAYMALRVLGVPASDPALLKAKDFILQRGGISKTRIFTKLHLALIGCYDWRGLPSLPAWVMLLESPSPFTIYELSSWARGSTVPLLVVFDQKPVYKIEPAVNLDELYAEGIANVRWELPKAGDWSDIFIWLDGAFKFAESINFTPFRDEGLRKAEQWILERQEATGDWGGIIPAMLNSMLALRCLGYDVNDPVVRRGLRAIDNFAVETDDTYWVQACVSPVWDTALGMRSLTDSGLAPDHPSLVRAGEWLLEKQILDYGDWIVKNPQGKPGGWAFEFENRFYPDVDDTAVVAMALQDVTLPDEALKREAIARAVRWVATMQCKTGGWGAFDIDNDQDWINAVPYGDLKAMIDPSTADITARVLEMHGRLCREPNLAARYASDLSAQRLERGLTFLLNEQEADGSWFGRWGVNYLYGTSGALSALALIAPERCQGAIARGVNWLVSCQNPDGGWGETCRSYDDPALKGQGPSTPSQTAWSLLGLLDAGSSSAAAELAIEKGIRYLVETQTPEGTWDEQEFTGTGFPRHFYIRYHLYRHHFPLMALGRYQLSHVPEA from the coding sequence ATGCAGACGCAAGAACCGCAGCAGCTAACTGGGATTGATTCAGCGATTGCCGCCGCGCAAAATTACCTGCTGGCCCTACAGCATCCTGACGGCTACTGGTGGGCAGAGCTGGAGTCCAATGTCACCATCACCGCCGAAATCGTTCTGCTACACAAGATTTGGGGCACCGATGGCGATCGCCCCCTGGCTAAGGCAGAACACTATTTGCGATCGCACCAGCGCGACCACGGCGGGTGGGAACTGTTCTACGGCGATGGCGGCGACCTCAGCACCTCTGTCGAGGCCTACATGGCGCTACGGGTGCTGGGGGTGCCCGCCAGCGATCCGGCCTTGCTGAAGGCGAAAGACTTTATTCTCCAGCGCGGCGGCATCAGCAAAACCCGCATTTTCACCAAGCTGCACCTGGCCCTAATCGGCTGCTACGATTGGCGCGGCCTGCCCTCGCTGCCCGCCTGGGTGATGCTGCTGGAGTCGCCCTCGCCATTCACCATTTACGAACTATCAAGCTGGGCTCGGGGCAGCACCGTGCCACTGCTGGTCGTCTTTGACCAAAAGCCGGTTTACAAGATTGAACCCGCCGTTAATCTGGATGAACTCTACGCCGAGGGCATCGCCAACGTGCGCTGGGAACTCCCGAAAGCGGGGGACTGGAGCGACATTTTCATCTGGCTCGACGGCGCGTTTAAGTTTGCCGAGTCGATTAATTTCACCCCGTTTCGCGACGAGGGCCTGCGCAAAGCCGAGCAGTGGATTTTGGAGCGGCAGGAGGCAACGGGCGACTGGGGCGGCATTATCCCCGCCATGCTGAACTCGATGCTGGCCCTGCGCTGCTTGGGCTACGACGTGAACGATCCGGTGGTGCGACGCGGCCTGCGGGCGATCGACAACTTCGCGGTAGAAACCGACGACACCTACTGGGTACAGGCCTGCGTCTCCCCGGTGTGGGATACGGCGCTGGGCATGCGATCGCTCACCGATTCGGGCCTGGCCCCTGACCACCCCAGCCTGGTGCGGGCGGGCGAATGGCTGCTCGAAAAGCAAATTCTCGACTACGGCGACTGGATCGTCAAAAACCCTCAGGGCAAACCGGGGGGCTGGGCCTTTGAGTTTGAGAACCGTTTCTACCCCGACGTGGACGACACGGCGGTGGTAGCGATGGCGCTACAGGATGTCACCCTGCCCGATGAGGCGCTGAAGCGCGAGGCGATCGCCCGGGCCGTGCGCTGGGTGGCCACCATGCAGTGCAAAACCGGGGGCTGGGGCGCCTTCGACATCGACAACGACCAAGACTGGATCAATGCCGTTCCCTACGGCGACCTCAAAGCGATGATCGACCCCAGCACCGCCGATATCACCGCTCGGGTGCTGGAGATGCACGGTCGCCTCTGCCGCGAACCCAATCTCGCGGCCCGCTACGCCAGCGACCTCAGTGCCCAGCGGCTGGAACGGGGCCTCACCTTTCTGCTCAATGAACAAGAGGCCGACGGCAGCTGGTTTGGCCGCTGGGGTGTGAACTACCTCTATGGCACCAGCGGGGCGCTATCGGCCCTGGCGTTAATTGCGCCAGAGCGTTGTCAAGGGGCGATCGCACGCGGGGTTAACTGGCTCGTCAGCTGCCAAAACCCCGACGGCGGCTGGGGCGAAACCTGCCGCAGCTACGATGACCCCGCCCTCAAGGGCCAGGGGCCAAGCACGCCGTCTCAAACCGCCTGGTCGCTGCTGGGGCTGCTCGATGCTGGTAGTTCTAGTGCTGCTGCAGAATTAGCGATCGAGAAAGGCATTCGCTATCTAGTTGAGACTCAGACCCCCGAGGGTACGTGGGACGAGCAGGAGTTCACCGGCACCGGCTTCCCGCGCCACTTTTATATTCGCTATCACCTTTACCGCCACCACTTCCCGCTGATGGCGCTGGGTCGCTATCAGCTCAGCCATGTCCCTGAGGCTTAA